In Callospermophilus lateralis isolate mCalLat2 chromosome 19, mCalLat2.hap1, whole genome shotgun sequence, the following are encoded in one genomic region:
- the LOC143385378 gene encoding speedy protein E4-like: MEDQQISQSGQSPSQPSTSESHLEVVVDDEVAGPSAPWVESGLLTETTGLKRKRESSTESEDELEDLESGLNHPWDVESLCGLKMKLKKRRMNLVQPEHHEVFNRLLEDPVVQRFLAWDKNLRVSDKYLLAMVIAYFSRAGLFSWQYQRIHFFLALYLANDMEEDNQAPKQEIFRFLYGKSYAQRPLFHKLRFQFICSMGWNTRVSKEECEEIQAYDPELWVWGRDRTLIA; this comes from the exons ATGGAAGATCAACAAATCTCCCAGTCTGGGCAATCGCCTTCCCAGCCAAGCACCTCAGAATCCCACCTGGAGGTGGTGGTAGATGATGAGGTGGCAGGTCCATCAG CACCCTGGGTAGAATCTGGCCTCCTGACTGAGACCACTggcctaaagagaaagagagagtccTCCACTGAATCTGAGGATGAGCTGGAGGATCTGGAAAGTGGGCTAAATCACCCCTGGGATGTGGAGTCACTGTGTGGCCTCAAAATGAAACTCAAAAAACGGCGCATGAACTTGGTGCAACCAGAACACCATGAGGTTTTCAACAGGCTTCTAG AGGATCCTGTTGTCCAAAGATTCCTGGCCTGGGACAAGAATCTGAGAGTGTCTGACAAG TACCTCCTGGCTATGGTCATAGCTTATTTTAGCCGGGCTGGCCTCTTCTCCTGGCAGTACCAACGAATCCACTTCTTTCTGGCCCT CTACCTGGCCAATGACATGGAGGAGGACAACCAGGCTCCTAAACAAGAGATCTTTCGTTTCCTCTATGGGAAGAGCTATGCCCAGCGTCCCCTGTTCCACAAACTGCGCTTTCAGTTCATCTGCTCCATGGGCTGGAACACTCGGGTTTCCAAGGAGGAGTGTGAGGAG ATTCAAGCTTATGATCCGGAGCTCTGGGTGTGGGGCCGAGATCGCACCCTCATTGCCTAG